Proteins encoded in a region of the Mycolicibacterium duvalii genome:
- a CDS encoding class I adenylate-forming enzyme family protein codes for MTAGTIAGLLDECAADRPQRPLLRDVEGHSLTVSDVAALTSAAAQWLWDAGIRPGMTVAWQMPATVNAAIVMLGLARMPVVQAPVLHLYRLREVRSAVEVANADILLVDESTASDAPQMPTVTVPPDLLARLETVTATAHPEFDGPAPTDPRWVYFTSGTTGRPKGVRHTDATLLRAARGYVSHLGVGSHPKELGTIAFPIAHVGGMVYLACALLGDFPVLLVPKVTAENLPRLIAEHEVTVTGASTAFYQMLNTAQMSAPTADLLMPSLRMLIGGGAACPPEVHRQVREHLRVPVVHAYGMTEAPMICVSEFTDSEEQLANSAGRPIPGSEVRISAGGEIELRGENLTPGYTDREQWQHARTEDGWFRSGDRGHLRPDGRIVVTGRTKDLIIRKGENVAPDELENELLAHPLVDEIAVLGQPDELRGELVCAVVRRSPRHRDVTLDELCTFLDERGLMKQKWPERLVVVDEFPLTGLGKVAKSELARQIAGGTS; via the coding sequence GTGACTGCTGGCACCATCGCCGGGCTGCTCGACGAGTGCGCCGCCGACAGGCCGCAACGTCCGCTGCTACGTGACGTAGAGGGCCACAGTTTGACGGTGTCAGACGTCGCCGCATTGACGTCGGCCGCAGCGCAATGGCTGTGGGATGCCGGTATACGGCCCGGCATGACGGTTGCCTGGCAGATGCCGGCAACCGTCAATGCGGCAATTGTGATGCTGGGTCTGGCTCGGATGCCCGTCGTCCAGGCGCCGGTGCTCCACCTCTACCGGCTACGAGAGGTCCGTTCGGCTGTGGAGGTCGCGAACGCCGACATCCTGCTGGTCGACGAGTCGACGGCGAGCGATGCGCCGCAAATGCCGACCGTCACGGTGCCACCCGACCTCCTCGCCAGGCTCGAAACCGTGACCGCGACAGCGCACCCGGAGTTCGACGGGCCAGCCCCGACCGACCCGCGCTGGGTGTACTTCACCTCCGGCACCACCGGTCGCCCGAAAGGCGTGCGCCACACTGACGCCACGTTGCTCAGGGCCGCCCGCGGGTACGTCTCCCACCTCGGGGTAGGCAGCCATCCGAAGGAACTCGGCACGATCGCGTTCCCCATCGCTCACGTGGGCGGCATGGTCTACCTCGCCTGCGCGCTGCTCGGCGATTTCCCTGTGCTGCTTGTCCCGAAGGTCACCGCCGAGAATCTGCCCCGGCTGATCGCGGAGCACGAGGTGACGGTCACCGGTGCCAGCACGGCGTTCTATCAGATGCTGAACACGGCCCAAATGAGTGCCCCCACAGCAGATTTGCTGATGCCCTCGCTGCGGATGCTGATCGGCGGAGGCGCCGCATGCCCGCCGGAGGTGCATCGCCAGGTGCGTGAACACCTGCGCGTGCCAGTCGTGCACGCCTACGGCATGACCGAGGCACCGATGATCTGTGTCAGCGAATTCACCGACAGCGAAGAACAACTCGCCAACAGCGCGGGCCGTCCGATCCCTGGATCGGAGGTGCGGATCAGTGCCGGCGGCGAGATCGAACTGCGCGGCGAGAACCTGACCCCGGGATACACCGATCGTGAGCAGTGGCAGCACGCGCGCACCGAGGACGGGTGGTTCCGCAGCGGCGACCGAGGCCACCTACGTCCCGACGGGCGCATCGTGGTCACCGGCCGGACCAAGGACCTGATCATCCGGAAGGGTGAGAACGTCGCGCCGGACGAGCTGGAGAACGAGCTGCTGGCCCATCCCCTCGTCGACGAGATCGCCGTGCTCGGCCAGCCCGACGAGCTGCGCGGTGAATTGGTGTGTGCGGTGGTGCGACGTTCGCCCCGCCACCGCGACGTCACCCTCGACGAGCTGTGCACATTCCTCGATGAGCGTGGACTCATGAAGCAGAAGTGGCCTGAGCGGCTCGTCGTCGTGGACGAATTCCCGCTGACGGGGCTCGGCAAGGTCGCCAAGTCCGAGTTGGCCCGTCAGATCGCAGGAGGAACCTCATGA
- a CDS encoding acyl-CoA dehydrogenase family protein gives MTALAPDERQELAQSVRSACERIAPEERVRAVAYGEGDAASGFDTALWDVLCNQVGVAAIALPEHLGGAGYGASALGVVAHELGRALAPVPFLGSTVLATGLLLDLADRYPDAEKRLAQLIEGRRTAAAALTGDGGLWRRSAVTLRATRRGDDWSVDGTVRHVLGGTAADDLVVVAAADDGEPAVFLLDPKIDSVDVEAERVLDGTRPMATITLTGAAAMRLSGDGPVDDLVQRNVDVALAVLSAEQVGACERVLELATAYARTREQFGRPIGSFQAIKHKCADMLVDLEWARSASHAALQAFDSEDAAIASEAQWRASMAKAVCSESLRNAVRANVQIHGGIGFTWEDSAHLYFRRARTDEVIFGAPAQHWDRLANLTKLN, from the coding sequence ATGACGGCCTTGGCGCCCGACGAACGTCAGGAACTCGCGCAGTCTGTGCGCTCCGCCTGTGAGCGGATCGCGCCGGAGGAACGGGTCCGGGCCGTCGCCTACGGAGAGGGCGATGCCGCCTCCGGTTTCGACACCGCCCTCTGGGACGTGCTGTGCAACCAGGTCGGGGTGGCAGCCATCGCGCTGCCCGAGCACCTCGGCGGCGCCGGCTACGGCGCGTCCGCGCTGGGCGTGGTCGCCCATGAACTCGGCCGGGCACTGGCGCCGGTGCCGTTCCTCGGCTCCACGGTGCTGGCGACCGGCCTGCTACTCGACCTGGCCGACCGCTACCCCGATGCCGAGAAGCGGCTGGCGCAGCTCATCGAAGGCCGGCGCACCGCGGCCGCAGCCCTCACCGGCGACGGCGGATTGTGGCGCCGATCCGCGGTGACGCTGCGCGCCACGCGTCGCGGCGACGACTGGAGCGTCGACGGCACCGTCCGCCACGTCTTGGGCGGCACCGCCGCCGATGACCTCGTGGTGGTCGCCGCAGCAGACGACGGCGAGCCTGCGGTGTTCCTGCTCGACCCGAAGATCGACAGCGTCGACGTGGAAGCCGAACGAGTGCTCGACGGGACCCGTCCGATGGCCACCATCACCCTGACCGGGGCGGCCGCGATGCGCCTGTCTGGCGACGGCCCCGTCGACGACCTCGTCCAGCGCAACGTCGACGTCGCGCTGGCAGTGCTGTCGGCCGAACAGGTCGGCGCCTGCGAACGGGTCCTCGAACTTGCCACCGCCTACGCCCGCACGCGCGAACAATTCGGCCGTCCCATCGGCAGCTTCCAGGCCATCAAGCACAAGTGTGCGGACATGCTCGTTGATCTGGAGTGGGCACGGTCGGCGTCGCACGCCGCGCTTCAGGCGTTCGACTCTGAGGATGCTGCGATCGCCAGCGAGGCGCAGTGGCGCGCCAGCATGGCGAAGGCGGTGTGCTCGGAATCGCTGCGAAATGCCGTGCGCGCCAATGTGCAGATCCACGGGGGCATTGGTTTCACGTGGGAAGACTCGGCGCATCTCTATTTTCGGCGGGCCCGAACCGACGAGGTGATTTTCGGTGCACCCGCCCAACACTGGGACCGGTTAGCAAACCTGACCAAGCTCAACTGA
- a CDS encoding amidohydrolase family protein, with protein sequence MPLQPWMELISVDDHLIEHPKVWSDRLPTKYLDVGPKIIEWERPDNGQMCQVWEYEGRIYPYIGLNAVAGKKPEEYGVEPVRYDDMIPGCYDPKARVADMDIDGVQAMTCFPSFPRFAGAVFAEGEDKELARLCSAAWNDFHLDEWAATAPDRFIPVAMLPFWDVEASVAEIHRVAAKGAKCVTFPDLPDKLGLPSVHSDHWDPLLSAMEDTGLVLAQHFGSGGFPPPIAPDAPFAVFVTLMGTMSMTALTDWLFSHTLYRHPKLKIGLSEGGVGWIPYILERADSVWRKHRFYNNVNQDHPPSYLWKKHFHGCFIEDDFGMAVRDHIGVDQITWECDYPHSDSYWPQSRDRAAQALKDVPDDEAHKIVELNARAFYNFPRAA encoded by the coding sequence GTGCCGTTGCAGCCCTGGATGGAGTTGATCTCGGTTGATGATCACCTGATCGAACATCCGAAGGTGTGGAGCGACCGGCTCCCGACGAAGTACTTGGACGTTGGTCCGAAGATCATCGAGTGGGAGCGCCCCGATAACGGGCAGATGTGTCAGGTCTGGGAGTACGAGGGCCGGATCTACCCTTATATCGGGCTCAACGCGGTGGCGGGCAAGAAGCCTGAGGAGTACGGCGTCGAACCGGTGCGCTACGACGACATGATTCCCGGCTGCTATGACCCCAAGGCGCGGGTCGCCGACATGGACATCGACGGCGTGCAGGCGATGACCTGCTTCCCGTCCTTCCCGCGGTTCGCCGGTGCGGTGTTCGCTGAGGGTGAGGACAAGGAACTGGCCCGGCTGTGTTCGGCTGCGTGGAACGACTTTCACCTCGACGAGTGGGCCGCCACGGCGCCCGACCGGTTCATCCCGGTGGCCATGTTGCCGTTCTGGGACGTCGAGGCCAGTGTGGCCGAGATCCATCGCGTCGCGGCCAAGGGCGCCAAGTGTGTGACCTTTCCCGACCTGCCCGACAAGCTGGGATTGCCGTCGGTGCATTCCGATCACTGGGATCCGCTGCTCTCGGCGATGGAGGACACCGGTCTGGTGCTGGCTCAGCACTTCGGTTCCGGTGGTTTCCCGCCGCCGATCGCTCCGGATGCCCCGTTCGCGGTGTTCGTGACGCTAATGGGCACCATGTCGATGACCGCGTTGACCGACTGGTTGTTCAGCCACACGCTCTACCGGCATCCCAAGCTGAAGATCGGCTTGAGTGAGGGCGGCGTCGGTTGGATTCCCTACATCTTGGAGCGCGCCGACAGTGTGTGGCGCAAGCACCGCTTCTACAACAACGTCAACCAGGACCATCCGCCGAGCTACCTGTGGAAGAAGCACTTTCACGGTTGTTTTATCGAGGACGACTTCGGCATGGCGGTCCGCGACCACATCGGGGTCGACCAGATCACCTGGGAATGTGACTACCCGCACTCGGATTCGTACTGGCCGCAGAGCCGTGACCGGGCCGCCCAGGCGCTCAAGGACGTTCCCGACGACGAAGCCCACAAGATCGTCGAACTCAATGCCCGCGCGTTCTACAACTTCCCGCGGGCAGCGTGA
- a CDS encoding acyl-CoA dehydrogenase family protein, which produces MKFRAFLDSAPKPAGLRNYGPTPTAADVEPGRAWHRYLADHGYTCLHWPVEFGGAAATVAYQAAFAEECARAGVPRQLNITGVDLVGPVLIKFGTPDHKERYLEPIRLGDAVWTQLFSEPGAGSDLAGVRTRAERTADGWRIDGQKVWSSAAASADYGLLLARTGPDKHRDLSMFIVPMDAPGVSVRPLVQMDGESKFNEVFFDGADLSDDALIGEVGQGWAVAMVTLGRERLTLGTQAVAMFQLHERMVNAARDHDLLDPVLSRSMTRLWTRMWLLRYTWQRAIDSGDLTSSAFSVLKLMTSETDQDLGDVATEVLGTDACVDPADSGEAADLVHHMLVGRAQTILGGTSEIQRNILGERVLGLPKEPR; this is translated from the coding sequence ATGAAGTTTCGTGCGTTCCTCGACAGCGCGCCCAAACCGGCCGGGTTGAGGAACTACGGACCCACGCCCACCGCGGCCGACGTCGAGCCGGGCCGTGCGTGGCACCGCTATCTGGCCGATCACGGCTACACGTGTCTGCATTGGCCGGTCGAATTCGGCGGCGCCGCAGCCACCGTGGCCTACCAGGCTGCCTTCGCCGAGGAGTGCGCCCGAGCGGGAGTGCCCCGTCAGCTGAACATCACGGGCGTAGATCTGGTCGGCCCGGTGTTGATCAAGTTCGGCACCCCAGACCACAAGGAGCGTTACCTCGAACCGATTCGGCTCGGTGACGCCGTCTGGACACAGCTGTTCTCCGAACCGGGCGCGGGATCGGATCTGGCCGGCGTGCGGACACGAGCCGAGCGCACCGCCGACGGGTGGCGGATCGACGGCCAGAAGGTGTGGAGTTCGGCGGCGGCATCGGCCGACTACGGGCTCCTGCTGGCCCGCACCGGCCCCGACAAGCACCGCGACTTGTCGATGTTCATTGTCCCGATGGATGCCCCGGGAGTCTCGGTGCGGCCGTTGGTCCAGATGGATGGCGAGAGCAAGTTCAACGAGGTTTTCTTCGACGGTGCCGATCTCAGCGACGATGCACTGATAGGTGAGGTCGGACAAGGCTGGGCCGTGGCGATGGTGACGTTGGGCCGCGAACGCCTGACACTGGGCACCCAAGCCGTGGCGATGTTCCAGCTGCATGAGCGGATGGTCAACGCCGCGCGTGACCATGACCTCCTCGACCCGGTGCTGTCGCGGTCCATGACCCGGTTGTGGACCCGGATGTGGCTCTTGCGCTACACCTGGCAACGTGCGATCGATTCAGGCGATCTCACGTCGTCTGCATTCTCCGTGCTCAAGTTGATGACCTCGGAGACCGATCAGGACCTTGGCGACGTGGCCACCGAGGTGCTCGGCACCGACGCGTGCGTCGACCCGGCCGACTCCGGTGAGGCGGCCGATCTCGTGCACCACATGCTTGTGGGGCGGGCGCAGACGATTCTCGGTGGCACCAGCGAGATTCAGCGCAACATCCTGGGTGAGCGGGTGCTGGGGCTCCCGAAGGAGCCCCGATGA